A stretch of DNA from Candidatus Nanopelagicales bacterium:
GCTGGGCCTTGACGGTCGAGGAGCTGGCGAGTTCGGCAGCTGAAACCGTCTCGGATCTGACGAGCTGGAACCAGGCAAGCTGACCAAGCCAGCCGTGGCCAGTGGTCAGCGAAGTCGGCTTGAGGTCAGGATGGCCATGACATGCCCGACCACTGCGGGCACAGCCAAGACAGCGAGAGCCGCCAGAGCGAACCGCGTCGGCGCGAGGTTCCCAGCTACGGCGTCGAGCGTCCCCGCTGCCAGGGCGATGATTGTGAGTTCAACCGAGTGGTAGGCGCGCTGGAACGGGAAGTAGCGCGTGAGCTGACGCAGCTTCCTGGGCGCCGCCGCCCTAGGGGCGGCGATCTGGGCGGAGTCATCCAGCCGATCCATGCCACTAGCCGATCGAGCAGCGTGCACCATCTCGTTCAATGACTTGTTGAACAAGACGAGCACCGAAAGCACCAACCCGACCAATGGCCACGGACTGCCGAGAATGGGCTCCCCTGGCCATCCGCTGGCCCGGATTCCCAGGGCGATCGGGATCAGTCCTTCGGCGGTGAAATGTCCCACCTGATCCAGGAACACGCCCGAAGCTGAGAAGCGCTGCTGCCAGCGCGCGACTTCTCCGTCGCAGCAGTCCCAAAGCATCTGAAGCTGGCCAAGACAGGCTGCCATGAGAACTCCAGGCATGCCCGGTATGAGCAGAGCGAAGGCGGTGGCCGCGCCCGTGGCGATCATGATCCCTGTCACGCCGTTGGGGCTGATCGGAGTGCGCAGCAACACGCGGGTCAAGTAGGGCGACCATCGTCGCAGGTAGAGGTCGGCGACCCAGTGCTCCGCTGATCGTCGAGACCGCACTTCGGGCGGCTGACACACCTGGCGGATCTGGTCGATCGTCGGGCGAGTCGGCCTTGATGTTTCAGTCATCGGCGGCCTTGGAGATCAACCACTGCCCGGATGCGATCACGACGCCGACGATACCCAGTACCCCCGCGACCCAAGGCAGCGACGACGCCAGAACAGCGGCGCCTGCCAGTGAAAGCACCGCCAGGAGCAGCACGCGGCCGTCTCCGCCTCCACACGACCACAACAGCCACCGGGGCGCCACGCGGCCAGCCATCGCCCGATACATCAAGTCGTACCGGTGAAAGCAGATCATGAACATCACCCAAAACACGGCGGCCAAGGATCCCGGGGAGATGACTGCGACGAGGATCAACCAGGCCAGGAGTTCCACTCCCCCGGCGACCGATGGCAGTGCCCACCCGAAGCGACCAGACACGAGCGGGAGTAACGCCGCGGACGTCCCTGGCACGGCCTTACCGGCAAGCCACGCCACAGGTCCCGCGTCGACTTGCGCCCTGATGGCCTGAGCACCGTCGGCCGAGGCTGTCCACGTCCAGCTCCGCGCGCAGCGGGCAGCTGTGGAGTAGGCCAGAGCCACAGCGCCCAACACCAGCAGTGCGGCGAACGTCCAGCTCGGCGTCAAGATGGCAGCCGTGATGCTGATGACCAGCCATCTTTCGCCGATCGGGAAGTAGATGAGGTCCTTCAGCCCGCGAAGGCCGCTTCGGTTGTTCATCCGGGCCGACCGCTTCAACAGGGCCGACTGTGTGTCCGTGGCGGCGTTCGTTTCGGTCAGCGGGCGAGCGGCCCGCGCGGTTTCCCGCTGGGCCCGTACCCGTGCGAACGTGTAGTCACTTAGGTGCCGGACGGTTTGCAGCGTCATCGTGGCCGCCGCGGCCAGCCAGATGTCGGTTCCCGCCGCAGCGGCGCCGACCGCGAGACCGGCGTAGACGAGATACTCTTTGATCCGGTCAGTTGAGGCGTCAAGCCAGGCGCCGACAGCGCTGAAGCGGCCGGTCAGTCTGGCGACTTCACCGTCAGAACAGTCGATTACAAGGGCGACCTGCAGCAATAGGGCGCCGACGATCATCGCCGCCCGGTTCCCTGACGCGAAGCATGCCGCCGCTGCCACGCCGGTCGCCAGGGAGGCAAGAGTCAGCGAATTCGGTGACCATCCACGCCGGGCTCCCAGCGCACTGAGAGGCTTGCTGAGCCTACGCAGTACCAGCTTGGAGTAGACGCCGTCATCGGAGCGGTTCGCGCGCGCCAGACGGATCCGAGCGACATCTTGTGCCGACAGGTCCGGCACTGCCCCGCCGGGCTCCGGCAACGGCCAAGGCTCGATGTCCTCGGCGGCCACGGGCACACCTTCGCGGACAACGGCCAACAAGGCCCAGCCGAAGGGGTCATCGCCGGTCACACCCCAACTCTGGGCAAGCGCGGCCGCATCGCGCAGGGCGCGTGCGGCCCTGGCTCGGTCAGAGGCGCCGATCCACATCAGGCCGACGGTCGCAGCATCCGGATCCGCTGCACGATGCCGACTCGTGCCCACATCGACGATCCGGTGATGCAGCACCCGGAGCGACGGCTCCCCCTGGCGTGTCACGAACGCCGTCGTCGCTCTAGGCCGCCCCGAACACAGGTCTTCCATAGCCCCGGCCGGCAGGCGCGAACGATCCGAAACCAGCACGACCGGTCCACCCTGGCCGTCCAGCTCGTCGGCGGCACGGAACAGGGATCCCGAAAGATCCGTCCCGGCAACTGTGATCACGGCTGGCTCTTGCGCCATGCGCCCAAGCGTCGGCCGGAAGCGCCCGGGCTACACCTCGTCATCGCGATCATCCTCGTCGGTGCGACGGCGGCCAACGCGAGCCTCAGATCGCATCGTGCGCATTACTTGGACGGCCGTGTCAGGGTCTACCGGCGCAGCGCCCTTCGCTGTGAGCAAGACGACCCTGGTAGCCAAGGTCCTCAGCAGCTTCGGGTCTCGGCTCACCACGACCAGCGCCATGCCCTTGGACATCAAGTCCTGAAGTTGCGGAACGCACGTGGGCCGGAAGCCCTGTGTCCCCACCTCGGCCATTGAGTCAAGCGCCAACAGATTCACCGGCGCACTCGTAGCCACGCAGAAGGCCAACTGCCGAAGCATGAATGACGAGGTCTCATCGACCGGGCGATGGATGATCCTTCGGACACCGGCACGTTCCGCGATCGAATCGAACCGCTCGTCTATCTCACGATCCGTCATGCCGTGGATGCCCGCCAGAAGACGCAGGGACTGCCCGATGCTCAGAGTCTTCACCTGTCGGAAGCGCGGCACCGGAAGCAGAAGCGACCTCGGCGGAACGACAACGGAGCCTTCGTCCGGATCAACCAGTCCGGACATCAGCCTCATCACGGTCTGACGGCGGTGGGTACTTGAGTCCACGATGAACAAAGCCTCGCCCGGGTTCACCTCCATGGTGACGTTACGCAGGATCCAGTAGGGGCGACGGTCCTTGCCACCGGCCAGCGTCGGGATGCGGGAGAAGCGCCGCCGAGTGCGCTTGACGATCAGCCCCCGTGCGCCAACATCGGCGAGGGCAGCGGT
This window harbors:
- a CDS encoding CDP-alcohol phosphatidyltransferase family protein, whose translation is MTETSRPTRPTIDQIRQVCQPPEVRSRRSAEHWVADLYLRRWSPYLTRVLLRTPISPNGVTGIMIATGAATAFALLIPGMPGVLMAACLGQLQMLWDCCDGEVARWQQRFSASGVFLDQVGHFTAEGLIPIALGIRASGWPGEPILGSPWPLVGLVLSVLVLFNKSLNEMVHAARSASGMDRLDDSAQIAAPRAAAPRKLRQLTRYFPFQRAYHSVELTIIALAAGTLDAVAGNLAPTRFALAALAVLAVPAVVGHVMAILTSSRLR
- a CDS encoding DUF5941 domain-containing protein, with product MAQEPAVITVAGTDLSGSLFRAADELDGQGGPVVLVSDRSRLPAGAMEDLCSGRPRATTAFVTRQGEPSLRVLHHRIVDVGTSRHRAADPDAATVGLMWIGASDRARAARALRDAAALAQSWGVTGDDPFGWALLAVVREGVPVAAEDIEPWPLPEPGGAVPDLSAQDVARIRLARANRSDDGVYSKLVLRRLSKPLSALGARRGWSPNSLTLASLATGVAAAACFASGNRAAMIVGALLLQVALVIDCSDGEVARLTGRFSAVGAWLDASTDRIKEYLVYAGLAVGAAAAGTDIWLAAAATMTLQTVRHLSDYTFARVRAQRETARAARPLTETNAATDTQSALLKRSARMNNRSGLRGLKDLIYFPIGERWLVISITAAILTPSWTFAALLVLGAVALAYSTAARCARSWTWTASADGAQAIRAQVDAGPVAWLAGKAVPGTSAALLPLVSGRFGWALPSVAGGVELLAWLILVAVISPGSLAAVFWVMFMICFHRYDLMYRAMAGRVAPRWLLWSCGGGDGRVLLLAVLSLAGAAVLASSLPWVAGVLGIVGVVIASGQWLISKAADD